The segment TGTTGGCGTCACATTTCCCTCTGTCTTTCCTGCATGTGCCAGCCGTGTGTTCCCTCAGACGCACTCTCCTCCGCTCAGCGACCGACAGCTCCGTCTGGTTCACAGTCCTTTTCACCTTTGACCGGTTCATCGCCATTTGTTGCCCGGCGCTGAAGGTTCACTATTGTACAGAGAAGGCGGCGACTGCGTTGTTGTGGACTGCTGGTGTCCTCAGTTGTTTGAATAACATCCCATGGTATTTCACATTTGAATCTAAATACACAATCGACGAGATTCCTTGGGGGTGCCGCACAAAGTCTAGCTTTTATACCTCACCTGCGTGGTCGGCGTTCGCTTGGTTTGGTGTGATTTTAACCCCTTGCATCCCATTCTTTCTGATTCTGCTGCTTAACGCCATCACAGTCCGACACATTTtaaaagccagcagagtccgcaaGGGGCTGCGGGGGGTCGGAGCCGATGAgaatgacccggagatggagaaccgccGAAAGTCCATCATTTTACTCCTcagcatctccggcagcttcatcctcctgtggatgctGCACGTTCTCCTCTTTCTCTACAGCCGAATCACGAGTCACCACGAATCCACGAGCAACGCTGACCCCTTGTACATCGCTCAGCAGACGGGGGCGatgctcttgcttttgagttgttGCACAAACACGTTTATTTACGCAGCGACCCAAGCTAAATTTCGGGAGGAGCTGAAGAACGGAGCACGGCACCTCTTCACAATATGCTTACACCTGACACCTGACACCTGACACCTGACATTTTAAGGTAATTGCAGACGCGGTTCACTTCCGCACTAAACTGGATTTTTAAATGTGTAGTTCCTGGCGTTTGACTGCGCGGGAAATCTCCCTGATTTTAAAGGTGCCAGGTAAAATTTAGAGCAGAATAAGTTTACATATACTAGGTTTGGTGGAGCACCTTGTCGCTTAGAATGTTACAGCTGCGCAGCCCGGATAGAGCATTTCACCCAAGTTGGCATGCGAGTCTTCAAACTGAATGTCAAGTTCTGTTGTATTAGGGGCATGCTTTCCAAAAGGCTCTAATCACAGGAACAGACATTTCAGACCACAATGCCTGCATTGAACactatgtcaagttaaactaatctccttggaTTACACATGATCCCTAcccttgcatttccatgtgccgaaTTAAAAacctcctaaacaccactatcctatttgttaccaccaccaccaccaccccagacaGTTCattcctggcatggcactgaggtactttgctgcgaggctgctccagctcaacaaccactccactccgccatgcatctctgccatcatcaaccacggacttctacgacgacccagatacacccacagaggctccggtcacaagtttgtttactcacagaccggtcactccatccctacactctggtcagctgagtgGACTCCCACTCGTCGATTACGTCATCACAATAACGTACACGAGCGCGTCCCATGTCTGCAAatcctggctaaatcacccgtgtccatccacaccacacaaagcaacatgaagctcactctgttcaatatccggtccctcaacaataaaagccacattctgaatgacttcatcctggaaaataaactggacttcctctgtctgactgaaacctggcaacaacctctggattacctcccactcaacctcactacacccaacggatactcctacatcaataaaccacgcttggagggccgaggtggtgggattgccgtaattcaccgacaggacttcaagatcaacctcatctccatttcatctgctccttcatttgaacacctggctttcaaactctctggccacacacaattagtcatggcagttgtctaccgccctcccaaaccacacccatcattcctttctgacttctctgactttctgacccagttctgttctctctccccctcaatcctcatactcggtgatttcaacatccatatggactccactgattccacaataaccgctgacttcactgaaatactcaactgctttaacctcactcaacacgtcaattttcccacccataaccgtgggcacattctggaccttgtct is part of the Rhinoraja longicauda isolate Sanriku21f chromosome 6, sRhiLon1.1, whole genome shotgun sequence genome and harbors:
- the LOC144594762 gene encoding putative G-protein coupled receptor 139; amino-acid sequence: MSQLEIILRIKYIYYPLLTAVGVPVNVAAILVLSRGKCALSKCITRYLVAMAAADLCVILVDVLLNKLLASHFPLSFLHVPAVCSLRRTLLRSATDSSVWFTVLFTFDRFIAICCPALKVHYCTEKAATALLWTAGVLSCLNNIPWYFTFESKYTIDEIPWGCRTKSSFYTSPAWSAFAWFGVILTPCIPFFLILLLNAITVRHILKASRVRKGLRGVGADENDPEMENRRKSIILLLSISGSFILLWMLHVLLFLYSRITSHHESTSNADPLYIAQQTGAMLLLLSCCTNTFIYAATQAKFREELKNGARHLFTICLHLTPDT